In Thermobaculum terrenum ATCC BAA-798, one genomic interval encodes:
- a CDS encoding Gfo/Idh/MocA family protein, with product MMDVGVYPIFSVRNLTGQRLQSVAAMGTVRQLHGLTDCDSLVFTFLLQDGTPGVIEAGFTYLSSLIELEGSHGRLTIEGHITQAVQGRVIMERWLQDGGTLLSG from the coding sequence ATGATGGACGTTGGGGTTTACCCTATATTCTCCGTACGTAACCTCACGGGGCAACGCCTCCAGTCGGTGGCTGCCATGGGCACGGTTCGGCAGCTGCATGGCCTTACCGACTGTGATTCGTTGGTCTTTACCTTCCTGTTACAAGACGGTACTCCTGGTGTTATTGAAGCAGGATTCACCTATCTCTCTTCCTTGATTGAGCTTGAAGGCTCCCATGGACGCCTCACCATTGAGGGGCACATCACCCAGGCGGTACAGGGAAGAGTTATCATGGAACGGTGGTTACAGGACGGAGGCACACTGCTGAGCGGCTAG
- a CDS encoding FGGY-family carbohydrate kinase: MLIGVDAGTSVVKAVAFSEQGEVLGIEAESNRVLSPAPGLFEQDQAELISKVGQVVSRLTSRLPHRVEVIGITAQGDGLWLLDRNGDPLGHAILWLDSRAIPVVERWLEEGVVEAVARRHGNVLFPGASASILAYLDRHEPERLAAAGAALYCKDVLVHALTGAVATDPSDASLPFLDVRSRRYDEDIVRLCGLSAWRHLLPPVDPLPGPLRALNRKGAALLGLPQGTPVHAGPFDLPACALGLGLRRDVGEALVILGTTLACEVVVDSPPSPTCLGGMTLCFVDPDRWLRAMPAMVGTACLDWLTRLLGLRPQDLDSHLDASPIGARGVMVLPHLSPGGERAPVLDMRARGVLAGLHLHVERADLVRALCEGIACTARHCLESAGWSGGPIYLCGGGARSQRLCQLLADVLGHPVLVPRVQEAGARGAAIAAGIALGGISFDEWRVSIDVVEPNEDCRQHYLQLYEQHLRLEETCRELSKMWSSTAID, translated from the coding sequence ATGCTGATCGGCGTTGATGCAGGCACATCCGTGGTCAAGGCGGTGGCGTTTTCGGAGCAAGGCGAAGTGTTGGGCATAGAGGCGGAATCAAACAGGGTGCTGTCGCCTGCCCCGGGGCTGTTCGAGCAGGACCAGGCGGAGCTGATCTCGAAGGTCGGGCAGGTAGTATCCCGACTAACCTCCCGGCTGCCGCACCGGGTAGAGGTCATCGGCATCACTGCTCAAGGTGACGGCCTGTGGCTCCTTGATCGCAACGGCGATCCTCTAGGCCACGCCATATTATGGCTGGACTCGAGGGCTATCCCGGTAGTCGAGCGATGGCTCGAGGAGGGCGTGGTCGAGGCCGTGGCCCGCAGGCATGGCAACGTGCTCTTTCCCGGGGCGTCCGCCTCGATCCTGGCCTACCTGGACCGGCACGAGCCCGAGAGGCTGGCGGCGGCGGGGGCGGCGCTGTACTGCAAGGACGTGCTGGTCCACGCCCTCACGGGCGCGGTGGCCACCGACCCCTCGGACGCCTCCCTGCCCTTCTTGGACGTCCGCAGCCGGCGCTACGACGAGGACATTGTGCGCCTCTGTGGCCTGAGCGCCTGGCGACACCTGCTGCCGCCGGTGGATCCCCTGCCGGGGCCGCTGCGGGCCCTGAACCGGAAGGGAGCCGCCCTCCTTGGCCTACCGCAGGGCACGCCGGTGCATGCTGGCCCCTTCGACCTGCCGGCGTGTGCGCTGGGGCTGGGACTGAGGCGCGATGTCGGTGAGGCACTTGTCATCCTAGGCACTACGCTGGCCTGCGAGGTGGTCGTGGATAGTCCCCCAAGTCCTACGTGCCTGGGCGGTATGACGCTGTGCTTTGTGGACCCCGACCGGTGGCTGCGGGCCATGCCAGCCATGGTGGGCACCGCCTGCCTGGACTGGTTGACGCGTTTGCTCGGGCTCCGCCCGCAGGACCTGGACTCACACCTCGACGCCTCGCCCATCGGCGCCAGGGGCGTGATGGTCCTGCCGCACCTCTCTCCTGGTGGGGAGCGGGCTCCCGTGCTGGACATGAGGGCCAGGGGGGTGCTCGCGGGCCTCCACCTGCACGTGGAGCGCGCCGATCTGGTGCGGGCGCTCTGCGAGGGCATAGCCTGCACGGCGCGCCACTGCCTGGAGAGCGCTGGGTGGTCCGGAGGGCCGATCTACCTCTGCGGGGGAGGGGCTCGGTCCCAGCGCCTGTGCCAGCTGCTGGCGGACGTGCTGGGCCATCCCGTGCTGGTGCCCAGGGTGCAGGAGGCGGGTGCCAGGGGAGCGGCCATCGCGGCCGGCATAGCCCTGGGCGGCATCTCGTTTGATGAGTGGCGCGTGTCGATCGATGTGGTGGAGCCGAACGAGGACTGTAGACAGCACTACCTTCAGTTGTATGAGCAGCACCTAAGGCTGGAGGAAACCTGTAGGGAACTGTCCAAGATGTGGAGTAGTACCGCTATAGACTAG
- a CDS encoding 2-hydroxyacid dehydrogenase: MSARTVLLLGDKFVRCALLEEALREEVGKQVSTTAVELSWPIEPFGRVAEVDEASGSEEDVLAHIQGKEIVVTEMAPLTARVFAAADSLRLVVVTRGGPVNVNLEAATRHGVVVCNIPGRNAQAAAEYALGMILAAVRRIAEAHSSLVGGRWRGDLYAYEEAGFELGGSTVGLVGFGAIGRIVARALTALGAQVLVHDPYVTDEEVRAVGAARTSLEELLRSSRVVSLHARLTSETAGLIGRHEIQLMPRGSALVNTARGGLLDYSALIEALESGHLWAAALDVFPEEPLPPDSPLLTMPRVVVSPHIAGATRETAKRAARLAAVQVGRYLRGETLQHVLNPEVMEIRHADRR; encoded by the coding sequence ATGTCTGCTAGAACGGTACTGCTATTGGGAGATAAGTTCGTCCGGTGTGCCCTGCTGGAGGAGGCCTTGCGGGAGGAGGTGGGTAAGCAGGTGAGCACGACGGCCGTGGAGCTCTCCTGGCCCATTGAGCCCTTCGGTCGTGTCGCGGAGGTGGACGAGGCCTCGGGCAGTGAAGAGGACGTGCTCGCTCATATCCAAGGTAAGGAGATCGTCGTTACGGAAATGGCCCCTCTGACGGCCCGCGTGTTCGCTGCGGCCGACTCCCTGCGATTGGTGGTCGTCACAAGGGGCGGACCTGTCAACGTCAACCTGGAGGCCGCTACGCGCCACGGCGTGGTGGTGTGCAACATCCCCGGGAGGAACGCGCAGGCCGCCGCGGAGTACGCCCTCGGGATGATCCTGGCCGCCGTCCGGAGGATCGCGGAGGCGCACTCCAGCCTCGTGGGCGGCCGCTGGCGGGGAGACCTGTACGCCTACGAGGAGGCCGGCTTCGAGCTCGGGGGCAGCACCGTGGGGCTGGTGGGCTTCGGCGCGATAGGCCGCATAGTGGCCAGGGCGCTGACCGCGCTGGGCGCCCAAGTGCTGGTGCACGACCCGTACGTGACGGACGAGGAGGTGCGCGCGGTCGGGGCGGCGAGGACCTCCCTGGAGGAGCTGCTCCGGAGCTCCAGGGTCGTGAGCCTGCACGCGCGGCTGACCTCGGAGACAGCAGGGCTCATAGGACGGCATGAGATCCAGCTGATGCCCAGGGGCTCGGCCCTCGTGAACACCGCCAGGGGAGGACTGCTGGACTACTCGGCGCTCATCGAGGCGCTGGAGAGCGGTCACCTGTGGGCAGCCGCACTGGATGTATTCCCTGAGGAGCCTTTACCCCCGGATTCGCCGCTGCTTACAATGCCCAGGGTAGTGGTCTCGCCCCACATCGCCGGAGCTACAAGGGAGACCGCCAAGCGGGCGGCTAGGCTCGCCGCCGTGCAAGTGGGCCGCTACCTGCGAGGCGAGACTCTGCAGCATGTGCTGAACCCCGAGGTGATGGAGATAAGGCATGCTGATCGGCGTTGA
- a CDS encoding RpiB/LacA/LacB family sugar-phosphate isomerase has product MARRYVVGVGADGLGAELKNLIRDRLRDHPRVAEVVDFGVGDPSDSCEYPRVGIQVAEAVASGAIDRAVLVCGTGIGMAISANKVRGVRATVAYDPYSVERSVLSNNCQVLCLGARVVGPELAWYVVRQWLTYEFDPSSPSAHKIQLICDYEQGHLTNSGGDS; this is encoded by the coding sequence ATGGCAAGGCGTTATGTGGTAGGTGTAGGGGCCGATGGGCTGGGAGCCGAGCTGAAGAACCTCATCCGAGACAGGCTGCGGGACCATCCCAGGGTGGCCGAGGTGGTGGACTTCGGGGTGGGCGATCCCTCCGACAGCTGCGAGTACCCCCGCGTGGGGATCCAGGTGGCGGAGGCGGTGGCCAGCGGAGCCATCGATCGCGCCGTCTTGGTGTGCGGGACCGGCATAGGGATGGCGATATCCGCCAACAAGGTGCGTGGGGTCAGGGCGACGGTGGCGTACGATCCCTACTCGGTCGAGAGGTCGGTCCTGTCCAACAACTGCCAGGTGCTCTGCCTAGGCGCAAGGGTGGTGGGACCGGAGTTGGCCTGGTATGTGGTCCGTCAGTGGCTCACGTACGAGTTCGACCCCAGCTCCCCGTCGGCGCACAAGATCCAGCTGATATGCGATTACGAGCAGGGGCACCTGACCAATTCCGGAGGCGATAGCTGA
- the dhaL gene encoding dihydroxyacetone kinase subunit DhaL: MSEDGKWVRAALKRALTVLESKEDELGRLDAAAGDGDHGAGMVRGLTAAVEAAVADEPGEALMQAGTAFADAAGGASGAIYGVLLVALGKRLAASGRVDPPQFVQGLRDAIEAIQQLGKAQPGDKTLLDALVPFVEALEEGVRGGQDLRSAWRQALPVAEEAARATAGLVARKGRSSRLGARGLGHPDPGAVSLTYILRAVEPALPA, translated from the coding sequence ATGAGCGAGGACGGCAAGTGGGTGCGCGCGGCCCTCAAGCGCGCGCTGACCGTGTTGGAATCCAAGGAGGATGAGCTTGGGAGGCTGGACGCTGCCGCCGGCGACGGCGACCACGGCGCGGGCATGGTGCGCGGGCTGACGGCCGCCGTGGAGGCCGCTGTGGCCGATGAGCCTGGGGAGGCCCTCATGCAGGCGGGCACGGCGTTCGCGGACGCCGCGGGCGGCGCCTCGGGCGCCATCTACGGGGTGCTGCTGGTCGCCCTGGGCAAGCGGCTGGCGGCCTCGGGACGGGTCGATCCCCCGCAGTTCGTGCAGGGGCTGCGCGACGCCATCGAGGCCATCCAGCAGCTGGGCAAGGCCCAACCGGGGGACAAAACCCTGCTGGACGCGCTGGTGCCGTTCGTCGAGGCCCTGGAAGAGGGCGTGCGCGGCGGCCAGGACCTGCGATCTGCCTGGAGGCAGGCGCTGCCCGTGGCGGAGGAGGCGGCGCGGGCCACGGCCGGCCTGGTGGCCCGCAAGGGCCGGTCCTCCAGGCTGGGTGCGCGGGGGCTGGGCCATCCGGACCCCGGCGCCGTGTCGCTGACGTACATCTTGCGGGCCGTCGAGCCGGCGCTGCCCGCGTAG
- a CDS encoding dihydroxyacetone kinase subunit DhaK, which produces MIEGFVRAHRDRVRRVPNASAVMSSRAPVKGKVALIIGGGSGHYPAFCGLVGEGLADAAVIGDIFTSPSAEQVYRCTKAVEGGAGVVYSFGNYSGDVMHFGLAEMRCESEGIDVRTVLVTDDVASAPPEQREDRRGIAGDLYVFKVAGASAHRGDPLDEVERLARKANDHTRTVGVAFGGCTLPGKSEPLFRVDPGRMEFGLGIHGEPGVSTSELLPAPELARLLVGKLLEEAPPDADGTVALMLNGLGSTKYEELFVLYRYVSELVERAGLRIHHPLVGEYVTSLDMAGCSLTFLWLDEELRELHDAPARTPAMIWEVKR; this is translated from the coding sequence ATGATCGAGGGGTTCGTCCGCGCCCACCGAGACCGCGTGCGCCGGGTGCCCAACGCCTCCGCCGTGATGAGCAGCCGCGCGCCCGTCAAGGGCAAGGTGGCGCTGATCATCGGCGGAGGCTCCGGGCACTACCCGGCCTTCTGCGGGCTCGTGGGTGAGGGCCTGGCCGACGCCGCGGTGATCGGCGACATCTTCACGAGTCCCTCGGCCGAGCAGGTCTATCGCTGCACCAAGGCCGTGGAGGGCGGCGCCGGCGTGGTCTACTCCTTCGGGAACTACAGCGGCGACGTCATGCACTTCGGCCTGGCGGAGATGCGGTGCGAGAGCGAGGGCATCGACGTGCGCACCGTCCTGGTCACCGACGACGTCGCCTCGGCCCCTCCCGAGCAGAGGGAGGACAGGCGAGGCATCGCCGGCGACCTCTACGTGTTCAAGGTCGCGGGCGCCAGCGCCCACAGGGGCGATCCCCTGGACGAGGTAGAGCGGCTGGCACGGAAGGCCAACGACCACACCCGCACGGTCGGGGTGGCCTTCGGGGGATGCACGCTGCCCGGCAAGTCGGAGCCGCTGTTCAGGGTGGACCCTGGGAGGATGGAGTTCGGGCTGGGCATCCACGGCGAGCCCGGGGTGTCGACCTCCGAGCTGCTGCCGGCGCCTGAGCTGGCCCGGCTGCTGGTGGGCAAGCTCCTCGAGGAGGCACCTCCCGATGCCGATGGCACCGTGGCCCTCATGCTCAACGGCCTGGGCAGCACCAAGTACGAGGAGCTGTTCGTCCTGTACAGGTACGTCTCCGAGCTGGTGGAGCGCGCGGGGCTCCGGATACATCACCCGCTCGTAGGGGAGTACGTGACCTCCCTCGACATGGCCGGATGCTCGTTGACCTTCCTGTGGCTGGACGAGGAGCTGCGGGAGCTGCACGATGCCCCCGCCCGTACCCCCGCAATGATCTGGGAGGTGAAGAGATGA
- a CDS encoding HAD family hydrolase: protein MADKRLRAVVCDMDGVLVDTEHLWEEMWVRYCSSHGVTWTRQDTLSVQGMNLHEWSSYLSAKLGGELPAAAVAHGVVSGMHEALEDGRVEMLPGVRECLQELAERGVPLAVASSAPKALIQAILEHNGLAQCFRAVTSSEEVPRGKPWPDVYLEAAARLGVAPEECVAVEDSNNGIRAAARAGLLVIALPNRKYPPDQAVLSLARYVADSFWQVKDLILQLLCAAPGSPTFSNQGGQA from the coding sequence GTGGCTGACAAGCGGTTGCGGGCGGTGGTGTGCGATATGGACGGCGTGCTGGTGGACACCGAGCATCTGTGGGAGGAGATGTGGGTGCGCTACTGCTCCAGCCACGGCGTGACGTGGACGCGGCAGGACACGCTGAGCGTGCAGGGCATGAACCTGCACGAGTGGTCCAGCTACCTCTCCGCCAAGCTCGGGGGAGAGCTCCCCGCCGCCGCGGTCGCGCACGGGGTGGTCTCCGGGATGCACGAGGCGCTGGAGGACGGCCGGGTGGAGATGCTCCCCGGGGTGCGTGAGTGCCTCCAGGAGCTGGCCGAGCGCGGGGTGCCCTTGGCCGTGGCCTCCTCGGCGCCCAAGGCCCTCATCCAGGCCATCCTGGAGCACAACGGCCTGGCCCAGTGCTTCCGGGCCGTGACCTCCAGCGAGGAGGTCCCCAGGGGCAAGCCCTGGCCGGACGTCTACCTGGAGGCGGCGGCCCGCCTGGGAGTGGCCCCGGAGGAGTGCGTGGCGGTCGAGGACTCCAACAACGGCATCCGGGCTGCCGCGCGCGCCGGCCTGCTGGTCATCGCGCTGCCCAACCGGAAGTACCCGCCCGACCAGGCGGTGCTCTCCCTGGCCCGCTACGTGGCCGATTCCTTCTGGCAAGTCAAGGACCTGATCCTGCAGCTGCTGTGCGCTGCACCTGGGTCGCCCACATTTTCCAACCAAGGAGGTCAAGCGTGA